A DNA window from Massilia putida contains the following coding sequences:
- the glpD gene encoding glycerol-3-phosphate dehydrogenase, producing the protein MGDIAKRIDCDVLVVGGGINGAGIARDAAGRGLRVVLCEKDDLAQHTSSASSKLIHGGLRYLEQFHFGLVRKALAEREVLLKSAPHIIRPLRFLMPHAAGAPGQRPGWMIRAGLFLYDHLAPRDFLPASSTVSLRTSPAGAALQPHFTRAFAYSDAWVDDARLVVLAALDARERGATVLTRTRCARVRREGKRWDVELHGPEAHVHVHARCLVNAAGPWAASFLQATGAGPARTMRLVKGSHIVVPRLFDGDHAYLLQQPDGRIVFALPYEGVFTLVGTTDVDYDAHDLDRVAISPAETAYLCEAVNRCFERRIEPEEVVWSYAGVRPLIDDGGGSASSASRDYRFEHDTAGGAPLLSVFGGKVTTFRKLAEQAVDWIGPVLGRQLPAWTAHACLPGGDVYGKVPIARAVLEYDAWVRTRRQQFSWLPEALLVRYARSYGTRLSTLLAHCRSRADLGVEIVAGLYEVEADFLVRQEWATCADDILWRRTKLGLHVAPGAAQRLDAWLAARRRGPVTVS; encoded by the coding sequence ATGGGAGATATTGCCAAACGTATCGATTGCGACGTCCTCGTCGTGGGCGGCGGCATCAACGGCGCCGGCATCGCGCGCGACGCGGCGGGCCGCGGCCTGCGCGTCGTCCTGTGCGAAAAGGACGACCTGGCCCAGCACACCTCGTCCGCGTCCAGCAAGCTGATCCACGGCGGCCTGCGCTATCTCGAGCAATTTCACTTCGGGCTCGTGCGCAAGGCACTGGCCGAGCGCGAAGTGTTGCTCAAGAGCGCGCCGCACATCATCCGGCCGCTGCGCTTCCTGATGCCGCACGCGGCCGGTGCGCCTGGGCAGCGTCCGGGCTGGATGATCCGCGCGGGCCTGTTTCTCTACGATCACCTGGCGCCGCGCGACTTCCTGCCGGCGTCGAGTACCGTGTCGTTGCGCACGAGCCCGGCCGGTGCCGCCCTGCAGCCTCATTTCACGCGGGCGTTCGCCTATTCCGACGCGTGGGTCGACGACGCGCGCCTCGTCGTGCTGGCGGCGCTCGATGCGCGCGAGCGGGGCGCCACCGTCCTCACGCGCACGCGCTGCGCGCGGGTGCGGCGCGAGGGGAAGCGCTGGGATGTCGAGCTGCACGGGCCGGAGGCCCATGTCCACGTGCACGCCCGCTGTCTCGTGAACGCGGCGGGGCCGTGGGCGGCCAGCTTCCTGCAGGCGACGGGCGCCGGTCCGGCGCGAACGATGCGCCTGGTAAAAGGCAGCCACATCGTCGTGCCGCGCCTGTTCGACGGCGACCACGCCTACCTGCTGCAGCAGCCCGACGGCCGTATCGTGTTCGCGCTGCCGTACGAAGGCGTGTTCACGCTGGTCGGCACGACGGACGTCGACTACGATGCGCACGACCTGGACCGCGTCGCCATCAGCCCGGCCGAGACGGCCTACCTGTGCGAGGCCGTGAACCGCTGCTTCGAACGCCGCATCGAGCCGGAGGAGGTGGTGTGGAGTTATGCGGGCGTGCGTCCGCTGATCGACGACGGCGGTGGCAGCGCGTCGTCCGCCAGCCGCGATTATCGGTTCGAGCACGACACGGCAGGCGGCGCGCCGCTGCTGTCCGTGTTCGGCGGCAAGGTCACCACGTTCCGCAAGCTGGCCGAGCAGGCCGTCGACTGGATCGGCCCCGTGCTCGGCCGCCAGTTGCCGGCCTGGACCGCACATGCCTGCCTGCCCGGCGGCGATGTCTACGGCAAGGTGCCGATCGCGCGCGCGGTGCTCGAATACGACGCGTGGGTGCGCACGCGCCGCCAGCAATTTTCCTGGCTGCCGGAAGCGCTGCTGGTCCGCTACGCCCGCAGCTACGGCACGCGGCTGTCCACGCTGCTCGCGCATTGCCGTTCGCGCGCGGACCTGGGCGTGGAAATCGTGGCCGGCCTCTACGAGGTCGAGGCGGACTTCCTCGTGCGCCAGGAATGGGCCACGTGCGCCGACGACATCCTGTGGCGCCGCACGAAACTGGGCCTGCACGTGGCGCCGGGCGCGGCCCAGCGCCTCGATGCCTGGCTGGCCGCGCGGCGCCGCGGCCCGGTCACGGTGTCGTGA
- a CDS encoding M1 family metallopeptidase, with protein MQRSLISAAIILALAALPAGAAPIRAHAGAAASVDTTTQLPRGVIPTHYQVSLTPDAAAASFRARAVVSIIVAKATNTITLNAADLTFSKVTLTPAAGGAERDAAVAVDADAQTATFTFGAPVAPGIYHLALDYTGVIGTQAVGLFSLDYPGADGKPQRALYTQFENSDARRMMPSWDEPAYKASFALDVVVPAGQMAVSNMPATKTETLPDGRKHVSFATTPKMSTYLLFFALDDFERATAKVEGTEVGVVTRRGALPQAKFALDASQAILREYNDYFGVRYPLPKLDNVAGAGRSQFFSAMENWGAIFTFEYALLLDPTIATQHDREEIFATAAHEMAHQWFGDLVTMRWWDDLWLNEGFASWMESRTTARLHPEWNTQLGAVDVRETAMRRDSVAGTHPVVQHVATVEQANQAFDEITYSKGESVIRMLEAYVGENAWKNGVRAYMKANAYGNTVSDDLWKQIEKAAGKPVTAIAHDFTLQPGVPLIKVGEPVCRNGMTTVPLTQAEFTRDRADKTPLAWRVPVIAQIAGNGKQAATLVSGGKGAITVPGCGAVIVNAGQSGYYRTLYTSADFAQLAERFASLAPIDQTGLLADSSALGQAGLQPASDVLDLVKATPAGADPAVWSRIAGMLDGLHSRYREQAAGGDTTRQRRFDAFAIARLAPLMAQVGWTARPGEPSAVANLRERLVVTLSDLGDPTVIAEARRRYAALATDAAAVPGPLRKTVMGVVAQHADAATWDQLHAAARSETTPLVRDQRYTLLATAEDRALAMRALQLALTDEPGLTVSASMISEVATRYPDLAFDFAVANLAKINERVDASSRSRYVARLAMGSSDPAMVGKLSAYAQANLAPTSRGDVEAAIAAIKDRIQVNTARLPEIDAWLARNAQ; from the coding sequence GTTCCGTGCACGCGCCGTCGTCTCGATCATCGTCGCCAAGGCCACGAATACGATCACGTTGAACGCGGCCGACCTGACATTCTCGAAAGTCACGCTGACCCCGGCCGCCGGCGGTGCCGAACGGGACGCGGCGGTCGCCGTCGATGCCGACGCGCAGACCGCGACGTTCACGTTCGGGGCGCCCGTGGCGCCCGGCATCTATCACCTGGCGCTGGACTACACGGGCGTGATCGGCACGCAGGCCGTCGGCCTGTTCTCGCTGGACTATCCGGGCGCGGACGGCAAGCCGCAGCGCGCGCTGTACACGCAGTTCGAGAACTCGGACGCGCGCCGCATGATGCCGTCGTGGGACGAGCCGGCCTATAAAGCCAGCTTCGCGCTGGACGTCGTCGTGCCGGCAGGCCAGATGGCCGTCAGCAATATGCCGGCGACGAAAACGGAAACGCTGCCGGACGGCCGCAAGCACGTGAGTTTCGCGACGACGCCGAAGATGTCAACGTACCTGCTGTTCTTCGCCCTCGACGACTTCGAACGGGCCACGGCAAAAGTCGAAGGCACCGAGGTCGGCGTCGTCACCCGCCGCGGCGCGCTGCCGCAGGCGAAGTTCGCGCTCGACGCATCGCAGGCCATCCTGCGCGAGTACAACGATTACTTCGGCGTGCGCTACCCGCTGCCCAAGCTGGACAACGTGGCGGGCGCCGGCCGCAGCCAGTTCTTCAGCGCGATGGAAAACTGGGGCGCGATCTTCACATTCGAATACGCGCTGCTGCTCGACCCCACGATCGCGACCCAGCACGACCGCGAGGAAATCTTCGCCACGGCCGCGCACGAGATGGCGCACCAGTGGTTCGGCGACCTCGTGACGATGCGCTGGTGGGACGACCTGTGGCTGAACGAAGGCTTCGCGTCGTGGATGGAAAGCCGCACGACGGCGCGCCTGCATCCGGAGTGGAACACCCAGCTGGGCGCCGTCGACGTGCGCGAAACCGCCATGCGCCGCGATTCCGTCGCCGGCACGCACCCCGTCGTGCAGCATGTGGCGACCGTGGAGCAGGCCAACCAGGCGTTCGACGAGATCACGTATTCGAAGGGCGAATCCGTGATCCGCATGCTGGAAGCGTATGTGGGCGAAAACGCGTGGAAAAACGGCGTGCGCGCGTACATGAAGGCCAATGCGTACGGCAACACGGTGTCGGACGACCTGTGGAAGCAGATCGAAAAGGCGGCCGGCAAGCCCGTGACCGCGATCGCCCACGATTTCACGCTGCAGCCCGGCGTCCCGCTGATCAAGGTCGGCGAACCGGTGTGCCGCAACGGAATGACGACCGTGCCGCTGACGCAGGCGGAATTCACGCGCGATCGCGCGGACAAGACGCCGCTCGCCTGGCGCGTGCCCGTCATCGCGCAAATCGCCGGCAACGGTAAGCAGGCGGCGACGCTCGTCAGCGGCGGCAAGGGCGCGATCACGGTGCCGGGGTGCGGCGCCGTCATCGTCAACGCGGGCCAGAGCGGCTACTACCGCACGCTGTACACGTCGGCCGATTTCGCGCAACTGGCCGAGCGCTTCGCCAGCCTGGCGCCGATCGACCAGACCGGCCTGCTGGCCGACAGCAGCGCGCTGGGCCAGGCCGGCCTGCAACCGGCGTCGGACGTGCTCGACCTCGTGAAAGCGACGCCGGCCGGCGCCGATCCGGCCGTGTGGTCGCGCATTGCCGGCATGCTCGACGGCTTGCACTCACGCTATCGCGAACAGGCGGCCGGCGGCGATACGACGCGCCAGCGCCGCTTCGACGCGTTCGCGATCGCGCGCCTGGCGCCGCTGATGGCGCAGGTCGGCTGGACGGCGCGGCCGGGTGAACCGTCGGCCGTGGCGAATCTGCGCGAACGCCTGGTCGTCACGCTGAGCGACCTGGGCGACCCGACCGTCATCGCCGAAGCGCGCCGCCGCTACGCCGCGTTGGCGACCGATGCTGCCGCCGTGCCGGGCCCGCTGCGCAAGACCGTCATGGGCGTCGTCGCCCAGCACGCGGACGCGGCCACCTGGGACCAGTTGCACGCGGCCGCGCGCAGCGAGACGACCCCGCTCGTGCGCGACCAGCGCTACACCTTGCTCGCGACGGCGGAAGACCGCGCCCTCGCCATGCGCGCCCTGCAGCTGGCCCTCACGGACGAGCCGGGCCTGACGGTCAGCGCGTCGATGATCTCGGAAGTGGCGACGCGCTATCCGGACCTGGCGTTCGACTTCGCCGTCGCCAACCTCGCGAAGATCAACGAACGCGTGGACGCCAGCTCGCGCAGCCGCTACGTGGCGCGCCTTGCGATGGGGTCGTCGGATCCGGCGATGGTCGGCAAACTGTCCGCCTACGCGCAGGCGAACCTGGCGCCGACCTCGCGCGGCGACGTCGAGGCGGCCATCGCGGCCATCAAGGACCGCATCCAGGTGAACACGGCGCGCTTGCCGGAGATCGATGCCTGGCTCGCCAGGAACGCGCAGTGA
- a CDS encoding phosphohydrolase has translation MAIIQNMRAWVRMPSGKRLDLLNPTPFDWDDSDLALGLARTYRWGGHSAWPLPLSVAQHSIAVMLLRRAASPTPLAPVVELRELLHDAEEGLLGFDAVAPIKPFLGEGFRALTRRLEQAVFLRYRLPAWTPVDHQLHKRADRLAAAGEAVHVAGWSEQEVRTTLKIRSPVLDEDPLVAVYGCAPWEPWAPGVAAERFLSELEYLQRRIDEGDAA, from the coding sequence ATGGCCATCATCCAAAACATGCGCGCCTGGGTCCGCATGCCGTCCGGCAAACGGCTCGACCTGTTGAATCCGACCCCGTTCGACTGGGACGACAGCGACCTCGCGCTCGGCCTCGCGCGCACCTACCGCTGGGGCGGGCACTCGGCGTGGCCGTTGCCGCTGTCCGTGGCCCAGCACTCGATCGCCGTCATGCTGCTGCGCCGCGCCGCGTCGCCGACGCCGCTGGCCCCCGTCGTGGAATTGCGCGAACTGCTGCACGATGCGGAAGAAGGCCTGCTCGGCTTCGACGCCGTCGCGCCCATCAAACCGTTCCTCGGCGAAGGTTTCCGCGCGCTCACTCGGCGGCTGGAACAGGCCGTGTTCCTGCGCTACCGCCTGCCCGCGTGGACGCCCGTCGACCATCAACTGCACAAGCGCGCCGACCGCCTGGCCGCCGCCGGCGAAGCCGTGCACGTGGCCGGCTGGTCGGAACAGGAAGTGCGCACGACGCTCAAGATCCGCTCGCCGGTGCTCGACGAGGATCCATTGGTCGCCGTCTACGGCTGCGCGCCGTGGGAGCCCTGGGCCCCGGGCGTGGCTGCGGAACGCTTCCTGAGCGAACTGGAATACCTGCAACGCCGCATCGATGAAGGCGACGCCGCGTGA